The following nucleotide sequence is from Deltaproteobacteria bacterium.
ATGTCAGCATCTTGAATCTCCAATTTGCGCATAGCTGCTGCCCTCCTTATTTTTTCAGTATAGGATAACATAAATCAATACTATGCGCAAATATTTATGGCGTTATGTATAAATAAATTTTCTACAGATGGTAGACAACTTTATTCCGCAATTTTTATTTAGGAGGTATTCGTGATCGAGCAAGTTGCGGACAGCGATAAAATCATCGCCATTATCATCCGTAACAGCTATTCGAATGAGGGCATTACATTCTTTACACCTCAAGATTTCTCCCAGCAAATGGCTTACATGCGGCATCCGGCATGCCATCGAATAGCCCCACATGTGCATAAGAGGGTGGATCGCGAAGTTCAGTTTACACAAGAAGTTTTATTCATTAAAAAGGGCAAGGTAAAAGTTGATTTCTATACACATGAGAAAAAATACCTGAAATCTACGATTCTTGAAACTGGGGATGTGATACTCCTCGCATCCGGCGGCCATGGATTTACCATGCTTGAAGAAACCGAGATGATAGAAGTAAAGCAGGGACCTTATGCTGGCGATGAAGATAAAGAGAAGTTTTAGTGAGGAGCGGCGAGAGTTGATCCCTGTTAATGAACCATCGCTTAGCGAGCGGGAAAAAGAGCTTCTTATACAATGCGTGGATTCCGGTTGGATTTCCAGTGAAGGACCTTTTGTCCGACTTTTCGAAGAGGTGTTTGCCGGGTTTGTGGGTGTGAATTATGGGGTGGCAGTATCCAACGGAACTGTTGCTCTTGAGATGGCGATAGCTGCTCTTGAACTGGAGCCCGGCGATGAAGTAATTATGCCGACATTTACCATTGTCTCTTGTGCTATAGCCGTAATTAGGAACGGTTTGCGACCCGTCTTGGTTGATTCAGAAATTGAAACCTGGAATATGAACGTTAATCAGGTCGCAGAAAAAATTAGCCCCCGAACAAAAGCGATCATGCCGGTTCACATATACGGCCACCCCGTGGATATGGATCCGCTATTAGAGTTAGCTGAACAGTACGGATTGTATATCATTGAGGATGCTGCTGAAGTTCACGGCGCCGAATACAAAGAACGCAAATGCGGGTCAATAGGGCATATGGGCGTATTCAGTTTTTACGCGAATAAAATTGTAACAACCGGCGAAGGTGGAATGATTGTCACCAACGACAGGCATCTAGCCGCTCGGTTTCGTTTACTCAGAAACCTTTGCTTTCAGCCGGAAAGAAGATTTGAGCATCAAGAATTGGGTTATAACTTCCGTATGACGAACCTTCAAGCGGCCGTTGGTGTGGCCCAAATGGAAAGAGCAGATGAGTTGGTTAGACGTAAGATATGGCAGGGGGGAGAATACAGAAAAAAGCTAAAAAGGATTGATGGAGTCAAGCTACAAGGTGTGAAACCTTGGGCAAGGCCTGTTTACTGGGTTAATGGTATTGTTCTGGATAGCGATGTTCCAATGGATGCATTCGAATTTGCAAACAGATTAAGTAAAAAAGGAATTCAAACCCGGCCTTTTTTCTGGCCGATGCATGAGCAGCCGATATTTCAAAAGTCGGGACTGTTTAGAAATGAGCGTTATCCAGTTTCAGAAAAACTGGCGCGCCGAGGGCTATATCTCCCTAGCGGAATGGCACTCACTGCGGCACAAATTGATAAAGTGTGTGAAGCGGTAAAAGAGACTTTAGCAGAAGTGGGCCGCTGATGGGTATATTTAAAGATTACGCATTGTTTTACGACGCTTTTTATGCTGAGAAAGACTACTCAGCAGAGTGCGACTTTTTGGAAATCCTGTGGCAAGAGCATGGTACACCTCCAGTCAGAAAGGTGCTCGATTTAGGATGTGGAACAGGTGGTCATGCGCTCATATTAGCTGAGCGGGGTTATGAGGTGATCGGTGTTGATCGATCTGGAGAGATGCTCAGCCAAGCTTGCGCAAAAGCAAGCGCTCGTAATCTTGATATCAGGTTTATACAGGAAGATATTAGAAAATTTAACCTTGGGCTCACCTTCGACGTTGCAATTGCAATGTTTGCGGTGATGAGCTACCAAATTACCAATGACGATGTGCTTAATACCTTATGCTGTGTTCGGAATCATCTGAAACCAGGTGGTGTTTTTATTTTTGATGTCTGGTTTGGTCCTGCAGTACTTAATGAACGTCCAAGAGAACGTCTTAATATTGTTAAGCACAATGAAGAGAAGATTTATCGGCTTGCCCAACCCAGCTTGGACATGATAGATCAGACGGTGCAGGTAAACTATCTGCTTACCGGAACGGGAAAAGGCCGAAAAATTCAGGAATCTCACCGGCTGAGATTCTTCTTTTATCGGGAACTGGACCTCCTCGCCAGGTTAAGCGAGATGAAATGCCTGGCTGTTCATCCTTTTTTGTCGAATGACAAAAAGCCCACCGAATCGACATGGAGCGTATCTTGCATTTATCAAGCACCTTGAACAAACACGCTAGCAAGCTGTCCGAGCGGCCTAAGGTTGGTATTATCATGTTCGCCTACGCCTTGGCTCATTCCCCGAGTACATTCTATCTTGCTCAAGTTCTGGCTGAAAGGGGGTATTCGGTCGAAATACTTATCAATAAGCAGGGTTACATGGAAGTTACATTTCCAAATCCAGAGATCCGAGTGTTATCCATGGGTACACCGGTTTTCCAGCCTTCTGTCAAAAACATAGACTCTCCTTCATCCTCTGATAATTCTAAAGAACGGCGCAACCAACGGTCATCTTCTTTTCTAATACCATTGTGGATGCAATTACTAGGGCGATTTGCATTCTGGTTGCTACCTATCTGGATACGACGGAACTATAGCTTTGTAATTGGCATAGAATCTGAGGGGGTCTTCGTGGCCTCCTTACTCAATTTATTTAAGCCCTATCCACTGATCTATTACAGCATGGAGCTTCGTCTATCAGGTGAAAACGATGAGGATGTGGAGACCTCTTGGCGTGTCCCCAAGAGACTCGAGAGATGGGCCCATCAGCGGTCACAGTTTACGCTTATTCAGGATCAAGAAAGGGCTGCTATTCTGTCAAGAGAAAACAAAGTGGACCTGTCAAAATTCCTTATCGTGCCTGCGGGCATGAAAGGGCCCCAGGTCACTTCGCCCAGTTCATACTTATATAAAAAGTTGAAAATACCGGAATATTGCAAAATTGTTCTATATGCCGGAAATATTGCGCCATGGTCCCTAATATATGATGTGGCACGGACCGTTCATAAGTGGCCCCAACCATGGGTACTAGTAGTGCACGGATTCGTAAGTGACCCGGAATATGCGAGCCAGATAACCGGATTCGGCTCTAATGGAAGGGTATTCCTGTCTACGGAGTTGTTGTCAAATGAAGCCATGGACAATATGGTCCGGTCGGCTCATGTTGGACTGGCGCTGTATAAGGCCGTCGGAACCAATTTTCGACTCACTGCTTCAGCATCCAGCAAAACCGCTCAATATCTCAAGTGTAGATTGCCGGTGATCGTCAGCGGCTTTGAATCTACCCGTAAAGTGATTGAAGCGTATGGTTGCGGGATTTGTGTAGAGAACCCTTCTGAGGTACCACAAGCTGTCCACCAACTGGAAAATGATTATGAGACTTATGCTCGCAACACTGAAATGTGCTACCTGGATTGTTTTCAAATAGACCCCTGGCTTAACAAAGCCCTGGATGATGTTGAGGCCAGAATTACCCATCCCATATAGTCTTTCCCAAAGATATAAACCCCGGAATTGTTTTCTCTTGAGAAAAAGAGACCTTTGAAAAACGGCTGATTTTGTTCAAGGTCAAGGAAGACGAAAATTTCAATCACCCCGCTTAGGATGCCAAGCGAGACAGGCATTCATACATTGAGTATTTCGAGGATTAAAATTTGTCCGCGCGTAGCGACGACTCCCCACCCTTCGGGCGGGTCCCCGGTTTGAGTCTGACACTGAGATTGAGCAAAAGGGGGCGTTTTTCAAAGGTCTCAAACAGAAATCGACGTTTCAGTTCAGTATCAAGCAGATAGATGACTATTACCGACCCAAGATTCTTCAAGAGATTTGATTCTCCAAATGGATTGGACAACTTCGAGTATTGGAGCAGCCTGGTGCGTGTTCCTTTAAAGACTGGCGGCACTCCCCGATCAATCCTGCTTATGAGGCCGGATTCCATCGGTGATTTCGTCATCTTTTCACGTCACTTAGAAGCTTATCGCAATATGTTTCCACGGGCTAAAATGGATCTCCTGGGAGTACCAGAGGTCTGCGCATTAGCCGAAGCCACAGGGCAATTTGAAGAGACCATAGCATGGGATCGAACCAAGTATGAGGAACGAGATACCTATTGGAGGGAGACTTTAGCTCGGCTAGCTGAAACGCCCTATGATCTCATCATTTATCCTTGCTATAGCCGCGAGGCCAATGCTGATGAAATGGCTGCAGTGATTCCAGCAAACGAGCGCTGGGCAGTGAGAGGAGACGATTGCAACCTTGATCGTAAAACCCTCAGGTATAATGAACGATTCTATTCCAGGATCGTGGAAATTTCACTGGATTCCGAACACGAATCAGAACGGAATAGAGCCATCTTGTCTGCCTTCAGTGGGTATTCCGACATCTTAAATCGAAATACGCTTTCATTATTTACCAAAGAGGATATTGCTATAGCGGAAAGACTCTTAGAAGGTCTTTCACCGCCTTACGTCGTAATGGTCCCGGGCGCGCAGAAATCATATAGATGTTGGCCTTGGGAACGTTTTGCCGAAATCATGGATTCCATTTTGGGCCGAACTCAATCTTCGATCCTCTTGGGTGGGAGTTCCGGGGAAATATCCCTTGTCAATCAGTTGCGGGCAGTATGTCGTGCCCCAGAGCGCGTCAGGGTGTTGGCCGGCCGAATTGGGATCCGTGCTTTCGCTGCGGTTTTATCTCGATCTGCGGTTCTGATTGGCAACGAGTCCGGCCCGGCACACATTGCTGGTGCAATGGGAATCCCGGCGTGGGTAGTGGTGGGAGGGGGACATTTCGGCCGGTTCCTGCCCGATCCGGCGGCGCCCGCAACCCGTGTCATTACATGCCGGCGCTCTTGTTTCGGCTGTAACTGGCGATGTATGGAAGCTGAGCCTCTCTGTATAACTGAAGCAACTTTTCCGGTCGATTCCTTAATTATGATTATTAATTCTTTGCATACAAAAAGGGAGGTTGTATGAAGCTATCAGCCTTTACTATTTCGTTTCAGTTAGAAGAAGTCGCCATACCTTTTGAGCTTTGCATCAGGCACCATCTTGATCTTGTGGATGAATATGTGGTCCTAGACTTGGGTAGTCGGGATGGAACATGGGAAAAGTTAAATGACATTTTTGGTAATGAACGGGCGGTCAAGCTGATACGAATAAAAGAACCAATAAATAAAATCAATTCCTACTGGCTGAATAAAGGGAAAGACATGGCCTACCGTCATACAACGGGAGATTGGGCCTTGATCAATGATCTGGATGAATACATACACGAACGGGATTTTCCTCACATTCGCGATTTAATAAAGGCCCATAAGGACGAAAAGGTCATATTTGGCTTTGACTACGCCCACTTTGTGGGAAATTACCGAACCAGGATCGTCGGTAACTACTTCAAGTGGAAGCAGATTCTTTTCCCAAGGGACGATATTCTTTCCACAAAAGGGCACATTGACGGAGGAACATTTTTTCCTGAAGATGGGAGTCGATACGAATACATTGATTCTGGTATAGTTGTTTACCATTACTGGCTCCTCTGGAAATGGA
It contains:
- a CDS encoding DegT/DnrJ/EryC1/StrS family aminotransferase; protein product: MKIKRSFSEERRELIPVNEPSLSEREKELLIQCVDSGWISSEGPFVRLFEEVFAGFVGVNYGVAVSNGTVALEMAIAALELEPGDEVIMPTFTIVSCAIAVIRNGLRPVLVDSEIETWNMNVNQVAEKISPRTKAIMPVHIYGHPVDMDPLLELAEQYGLYIIEDAAEVHGAEYKERKCGSIGHMGVFSFYANKIVTTGEGGMIVTNDRHLAARFRLLRNLCFQPERRFEHQELGYNFRMTNLQAAVGVAQMERADELVRRKIWQGGEYRKKLKRIDGVKLQGVKPWARPVYWVNGIVLDSDVPMDAFEFANRLSKKGIQTRPFFWPMHEQPIFQKSGLFRNERYPVSEKLARRGLYLPSGMALTAAQIDKVCEAVKETLAEVGR
- a CDS encoding class I SAM-dependent methyltransferase, which translates into the protein MGIFKDYALFYDAFYAEKDYSAECDFLEILWQEHGTPPVRKVLDLGCGTGGHALILAERGYEVIGVDRSGEMLSQACAKASARNLDIRFIQEDIRKFNLGLTFDVAIAMFAVMSYQITNDDVLNTLCCVRNHLKPGGVFIFDVWFGPAVLNERPRERLNIVKHNEEKIYRLAQPSLDMIDQTVQVNYLLTGTGKGRKIQESHRLRFFFYRELDLLARLSEMKCLAVHPFLSNDKKPTESTWSVSCIYQAP
- a CDS encoding glycosyltransferase family 9 protein gives rise to the protein MTITDPRFFKRFDSPNGLDNFEYWSSLVRVPLKTGGTPRSILLMRPDSIGDFVIFSRHLEAYRNMFPRAKMDLLGVPEVCALAEATGQFEETIAWDRTKYEERDTYWRETLARLAETPYDLIIYPCYSREANADEMAAVIPANERWAVRGDDCNLDRKTLRYNERFYSRIVEISLDSEHESERNRAILSAFSGYSDILNRNTLSLFTKEDIAIAERLLEGLSPPYVVMVPGAQKSYRCWPWERFAEIMDSILGRTQSSILLGGSSGEISLVNQLRAVCRAPERVRVLAGRIGIRAFAAVLSRSAVLIGNESGPAHIAGAMGIPAWVVVGGGHFGRFLPDPAAPATRVITCRRSCFGCNWRCMEAEPLCITEATFPVDSLIMIINSLHTKREVV
- a CDS encoding glycosyltransferase family 2 protein, whose product is MKLSAFTISFQLEEVAIPFELCIRHHLDLVDEYVVLDLGSRDGTWEKLNDIFGNERAVKLIRIKEPINKINSYWLNKGKDMAYRHTTGDWALINDLDEYIHERDFPHIRDLIKAHKDEKVIFGFDYAHFVGNYRTRIVGNYFKWKQILFPRDDILSTKGHIDGGTFFPEDGSRYEYIDSGIVVYHYWLLWKWKKEDLNTVDWKGRQDKEYCRYIRHDGYYPRPVREHPERFVCDNFECLKYIKIAPKHLPNMNPKGYEDRPPDETRP